The following nucleotide sequence is from Campylobacter coli 76339.
GTAAGTAAAATGATTTCAAGCTGGGTAGCATTGAGTGAAAAAATATCGTCTAAATTGATACGAATAACCCCTATAAACAAGCTAATTATCCCAAAAACAACAAGTAAAATTAAAAGAATATTTAAACTAAACAAGTGTTTAAAAAGCAATTTTTTCCTTATAGTAATAATAATTATCAAAAATAAAATCGTATTTTAAAATAAAATAATTTAAAAAACTATAAAAATTTGCAAAATTTTTAATTGATTATTTTGAGGTTGTTTATGATAAAGAAAGATTAGATTAATACGAAATCAAAAATCCCGTAGAAAGTCTTTGTAAGCGTTTATTGTAGTCTATAAGGCTTTCTCCGTAGCCATTAAAGTATTGCAAATACCAATAAATTCCATTATCAAAAATATCATATCCTATATCTACTTGTATTGCGCTTTTGTTGTCACGAAAATCAAGATTATTTCTTAGCATAAGATTGATAAAATAATCATTTCCTAGATACGCCATATTGATATCAAAATTTCCCATATAATGCGTGATTGCAGGATTGTCATCATCTTCTTTGTTTTCAGGAATTCTATACCAAATTCTAGGAACAAATAAAAAACGCTGATATAAAAATACGCTTGAGGCGTAAATTCTATTCCAAGAGCGTGATTCTGAATTTTCATCCCCTTTGCCATTGCTTTCATGTAAAATTCCCACTCTTAGATTGTTAAGAAATTTATACTCTTCAAAATGCAAAGGAATATCTACAAAAAATTCAGGCTGATAATTTGTTTCTCTAAAGGGTGAAGAATGTTTATAATTTTGCCACCAAGATGTTTGAGTATAGCCTACATAGTATTTTTCACCCAATCCTAACAAATTTTCAAATAATCTTTTTTTAATACTGAGTTGAAATTTCATTTCAGTTTTTCTATTTTCTTTGCCTAGTGAGCCAAAACTATAAGCAAAAGGTAAGAAATAATTCATCTTATATGAGCTGATTCCAAGGGGATTAAAGCTTGAATTCTCTCCTAAATAATTTGCCAAAGCAATGCGTGAAAAATCCTCTTTTGTACTAGGTGTTTTTTGGGTAGCTTGCATTTCGTGCTTTGTGTTTAAATTCAAAGAAGCATTGTTTTCTTTAAATTCTTGCTTAGAAGAGTTTTGTAAGGCTAGCTTTTTATAAATTTGCATAGCTTTTTCATATTGTCCTTTTTTCTCAAATTCTAAAGCTTGTTCAAAATCATCACAAAATACCAAACTATAAAAAAATATTAAAAAAAGAAATTTTTTCACTCGTACTCGCTTTTAAATTGCTCATATTCTTGATAAAAATTAAGATTTAAGAAAGGAGTTTCATCCTTAAATTCCACAAAATGGGTTTTTGCTTTAGAAAACAATAAAGCGATTTTTTGTTCATTTTTTTCTAATAATTCTTT
It contains:
- a CDS encoding Phospholipase A1 precursor ,; Outer membrane phospholipase A encodes the protein MKKFLFLIFFYSLVFCDDFEQALEFEKKGQYEKAMQIYKKLALQNSSKQEFKENNASLNLNTKHEMQATQKTPSTKEDFSRIALANYLGENSSFNPLGISSYKMNYFLPFAYSFGSLGKENRKTEMKFQLSIKKRLFENLLGLGEKYYVGYTQTSWWQNYKHSSPFRETNYQPEFFVDIPLHFEEYKFLNNLRVGILHESNGKGDENSESRSWNRIYASSVFLYQRFLFVPRIWYRIPENKEDDDNPAITHYMGNFDINMAYLGNDYFINLMLRNNLDFRDNKSAIQVDIGYDIFDNGIYWYLQYFNGYGESLIDYNKRLQRLSTGFLISY